In Gammaproteobacteria bacterium, one genomic interval encodes:
- a CDS encoding MFS transporter: protein MYRKRVFAWALYDWANSAFATTVMAGFFPVFFKNYWSVGVAATESTFRLGLANSIASLVIVLLAPLLGAMADRAGARKRFLLAFASLGVVMTGGLSFVEQGEWWIAASLYLFAGIGFAGGNIFYDALIVGVAGPKDYDRVSAFGFALGYLGGGVLFAVNVAMSLWPAAFGLSNAAEAVRVSFLMVALWWVVFSLPLFLFVQEPAAGVSEGVAAAVRGGWRQLVDTFRQIRALKVVALFLAAYWCYIDAVDTIIRMAVDYGLSLGFDFQHLIVALLITQFVGFPAALVFGRIGTRFGPKRAVLGAIAVYIAVTLWAMTLDTVADFYGLAVAIGLVQGGVQALSRSLYARIIPADKSAEFFGFYNMLGKFAAVLGPLLMGAVGLISGSARVALLAVVVLFAVGALLLCFVDVERGREMARTLERRLPAD, encoded by the coding sequence ATGTACCGCAAACGCGTCTTTGCCTGGGCCTTGTACGACTGGGCCAATTCCGCCTTCGCCACCACCGTGATGGCAGGCTTTTTTCCCGTGTTTTTCAAAAATTATTGGAGCGTGGGGGTGGCGGCCACGGAGAGCACTTTTCGCTTGGGTCTGGCCAACTCCATTGCCAGCCTGGTGATTGTTTTACTGGCGCCGCTGTTGGGTGCCATGGCGGACCGGGCCGGCGCGCGCAAACGTTTTTTGCTGGCCTTTGCATCCCTGGGTGTGGTGATGACGGGGGGATTGTCTTTTGTTGAACAGGGTGAGTGGTGGATCGCCGCCTCGTTGTATTTGTTCGCGGGCATCGGCTTTGCCGGGGGCAATATATTTTACGACGCCCTCATCGTCGGCGTGGCCGGACCCAAAGACTACGACCGCGTTTCTGCTTTCGGTTTCGCCCTGGGTTATCTGGGGGGCGGCGTACTGTTCGCCGTGAACGTGGCCATGAGTTTGTGGCCGGCGGCCTTCGGTCTGAGCAATGCGGCGGAGGCCGTGCGGGTGTCGTTTCTGATGGTGGCGCTGTGGTGGGTGGTGTTTTCGCTGCCTCTGTTTTTGTTCGTCCAAGAGCCTGCTGCCGGGGTCTCCGAAGGTGTGGCGGCGGCTGTCCGCGGCGGCTGGCGGCAACTGGTGGATACCTTCCGGCAAATCCGGGCGCTCAAGGTGGTGGCGCTGTTTTTGGCGGCCTACTGGTGTTATATCGATGCGGTGGACACCATCATCCGCATGGCGGTGGATTACGGCCTGTCTTTGGGGTTTGATTTTCAGCATCTCATTGTCGCCTTGCTGATCACCCAGTTTGTGGGTTTCCCCGCGGCGTTGGTCTTTGGCCGCATTGGCACGCGCTTTGGTCCCAAGAGGGCCGTGCTGGGCGCCATCGCCGTGTACATTGCGGTGACCTTGTGGGCCATGACCCTGGACACGGTCGCGGATTTTTACGGTCTGGCCGTGGCCATCGGCCTGGTGCAGGGCGGCGTGCAGGCCCTCAGCCGTTCCCTCTATGCCCGTATCATCCCGGCGGACAAATCGGCGGAGTTCTTCGGTTTTTACAACATGCTGGGCAAGTTTGCCGCGGTGCTGGGGCCGCTGCTGATGGGGGCGGTGGGGCTTATCTCGGGCAGTGCGCGGGTGGCCTTGCTGGCGGTGGTGGTTTTGTTCGCGGTGGGGGCGTTGCTGCTGTGCTTCGTGGATGTGGAACGGGGGCGGGAGATGGCGCGGACGCTGGAGCGGCGCTTACCCGCAGACTGA